In one Neobacillus sp. CF12 genomic region, the following are encoded:
- a CDS encoding sigma-70 family RNA polymerase sigma factor, which yields MKNLKEPKYFKTWLIRIAISCAIDLLRKQKKRCSNEAPIRGVQSGDVNEDIDLEITVLDLIERLNEDEKSVIILRFYEGLTIKEVSKSLDIPLGTAKTILYRALDKLRKKLKGDGVYEQ from the coding sequence ATTAAAAATCTTAAAGAACCAAAATATTTTAAAACTTGGTTAATAAGAATTGCGATTAGTTGTGCTATTGATTTGCTTCGTAAGCAAAAAAAACGTTGTTCAAATGAAGCCCCAATACGAGGAGTTCAATCTGGAGATGTAAATGAGGACATTGATTTAGAAATAACAGTTCTAGACCTAATCGAACGATTAAATGAAGATGAGAAAAGTGTAATTATTTTAAGATTTTACGAAGGTTTGACTATTAAAGAAGTTTCGAAATCCCTTGATATACCTTTGGGTACAGCAAAGACAATTTTATATAGGGCTTTAGACAAGCTCCGTAAAAAATTGAAAGGAGATGGTGTATATGAGCAATAA
- a CDS encoding GNAT family N-acetyltransferase — translation MMVRFENKEIPTLETEKYLLRSLTLEDAPKLFVFMSDAETMKFITPHPVQTLEEMEEKIKNHLANFQKEKEIPWVIIDKNSSEVIGMFCLHKLHMWHRKAELGAILHPGYQRMGFMSEVLKRILPFGFNELALNRIVGDIFAENLGSKRLMEKFWFHKDGILRQKDFDRSRYHDTIVYSLLKVEYDQRSIDLY, via the coding sequence ATGATGGTCCGTTTTGAAAACAAGGAAATTCCTACACTTGAGACTGAAAAGTATCTATTAAGAAGTCTCACACTTGAAGATGCCCCAAAATTATTCGTTTTTATGAGCGATGCAGAGACAATGAAATTTATCACTCCTCATCCCGTACAAACACTTGAAGAAATGGAAGAGAAAATAAAGAATCATCTTGCAAACTTTCAAAAGGAAAAAGAAATTCCATGGGTGATTATCGATAAGAATAGTAGTGAAGTGATTGGTATGTTTTGCCTTCACAAGCTTCATATGTGGCATAGAAAAGCAGAATTAGGAGCCATTCTTCACCCAGGTTATCAAAGAATGGGTTTCATGTCGGAGGTTTTAAAAAGAATATTACCTTTCGGATTTAATGAACTTGCATTAAATCGCATTGTTGGGGACATATTTGCAGAAAATCTAGGTTCAAAAAGGCTTATGGAGAAATTTTGGTTCCATAAAGACGGGATACTGCGGCAAAAGGATTTTGACCGGTCTAGGTATCACGATACCATTGTCTATTCATTATTAAAGGTTGAGTACGACCAAAGAAGCATTGACCTATACTAG